A genomic window from Bdellovibrio sp. SKB1291214 includes:
- the atpG gene encoding ATP synthase F1 subunit gamma has translation MASLKDIRAQIESTKNTQQITKAMKLVSAAKLRKAQNNIVNMRPYALTLRKVIADIAVTNKVTHPLMEKKEQVKNVLLVVITSDRGLCGAFNSNINKFTEAYYNNNKANLEKIDFLFVGRRGHDYFARRGIKPVDYITKLDKDISYELASKVANRVMNDYLEGAYDEVRIVHNEFQSAISQVVVAETLLPIDLGLTTFNTEAEAASNFAVDMIFEPAPEQIIKELLEKHFDLQVYRCMSESVAGEHGARMSAMENATNNAKEMINKLTLTYNKLRQEKITTELIEIVSGAEALKG, from the coding sequence ATGGCAAGCTTGAAGGATATCCGGGCTCAGATTGAGTCCACTAAAAACACCCAGCAGATCACGAAAGCTATGAAGCTCGTGTCTGCTGCAAAGTTGAGAAAGGCGCAGAATAACATCGTTAATATGCGTCCTTATGCTCTGACTTTGCGTAAGGTGATTGCGGATATCGCTGTGACTAATAAAGTTACGCACCCGTTGATGGAGAAGAAAGAACAAGTAAAGAATGTTTTGCTTGTTGTTATCACTTCTGATCGCGGTCTTTGCGGCGCTTTCAACAGCAATATCAACAAATTCACTGAGGCGTACTATAACAATAATAAAGCCAATCTTGAAAAGATTGATTTCCTTTTCGTCGGTCGTCGTGGTCATGACTACTTCGCAAGACGTGGAATTAAGCCGGTTGATTACATCACGAAGCTTGATAAGGACATCTCTTACGAGTTGGCTTCTAAAGTTGCGAATCGCGTGATGAATGACTACCTTGAAGGCGCTTACGATGAAGTTCGTATCGTGCACAACGAGTTCCAATCTGCGATTTCTCAAGTTGTTGTTGCTGAAACTCTTTTGCCAATTGATCTTGGCTTGACGACTTTCAACACAGAAGCTGAGGCTGCATCGAACTTTGCTGTCGACATGATCTTCGAACCGGCTCCGGAGCAAATCATTAAAGAGTTGCTTGAAAAGCATTTCGACCTTCAGGTTTACAGATGTATGTCTGAGTCTGTTGCGGGTGAACATGGTGCTCGTATGAGCGCGATGGAAAACGCAACAAACAATGCGAAAGAGATGATCAACAAACTCACTCTGACGTACAACAAATTGAGACAAGAAAAAATCACTACAGAATTGATCGAAATCGTATCGGGCGCGGAAGCGCTTAAAGGATAG
- the atpD gene encoding F0F1 ATP synthase subunit beta, with protein MAFGKVKQVMGPVVDVEFEGGELPPINSALRVSNKFISDKEFNLVLEVAQHLGDGVVRTISMDQTEGLVRGEKVKALGTQITAPVGREALGRIINVVGEPIDEMGPVNAKEQWGIHRTAPKFEDQATSAAMLMTGIKVVDLLAPYAKGGKIGLFGGAGVGKTVLIQELIRNIATEHGGFSVFAGVGERTREGNDLWQEMKQSGVLAKTSLVFGQMNEPPGARARVALTGLTVAEYFRDVENQDVLFFVDNIFRFTQAGAEVSALLGRIPSAVGYQPTLATEMGTLQERITSTKKGSITSVQAVYVPADDYTDPAPATTFTHLDATTNLDRDIAAMAIFPAVHPLTSTSRLLDPAVIGEEHYKCARDVQALLQRNRELQDIIAILGMDELSEADKLVVSRSRKIQRFLSQPFFVAEQFTGLPGRYVDIKDTVRGFREILDGKHDALPEQAFYLVGTIEDVIEKAKKLQA; from the coding sequence ATGGCATTCGGTAAAGTAAAACAAGTTATGGGTCCCGTTGTGGACGTAGAATTCGAAGGCGGAGAACTTCCTCCAATCAATTCTGCCCTTCGTGTATCAAATAAATTTATCTCTGATAAAGAATTCAACCTAGTTCTAGAAGTTGCTCAGCATTTGGGTGACGGTGTTGTTAGAACTATCTCTATGGACCAAACTGAAGGTTTGGTACGTGGTGAAAAAGTTAAAGCATTGGGCACTCAAATCACAGCGCCAGTAGGTCGCGAAGCTTTGGGTCGTATCATCAACGTAGTTGGTGAGCCAATCGACGAAATGGGTCCAGTAAACGCAAAAGAACAATGGGGTATCCACAGAACGGCTCCTAAGTTCGAAGACCAAGCAACTTCAGCAGCGATGTTGATGACTGGTATCAAAGTCGTAGACTTGCTAGCACCTTACGCTAAGGGCGGTAAGATCGGTTTGTTCGGTGGTGCGGGCGTGGGTAAAACAGTTCTTATCCAAGAACTTATCCGTAACATCGCTACTGAGCACGGTGGTTTCTCTGTATTCGCCGGTGTAGGTGAGCGTACTCGTGAAGGTAATGACTTGTGGCAAGAGATGAAACAGTCTGGCGTATTGGCTAAGACTTCTCTAGTTTTCGGTCAAATGAATGAACCTCCTGGTGCACGTGCTCGTGTTGCTTTGACTGGTTTGACTGTTGCTGAATACTTCCGTGACGTTGAAAACCAAGACGTTCTTTTCTTCGTTGATAATATCTTCCGCTTTACTCAAGCGGGTGCTGAAGTATCTGCGTTGTTGGGTCGTATCCCTTCAGCGGTAGGTTACCAACCGACGTTGGCAACTGAGATGGGTACTCTTCAAGAGCGTATCACTTCTACTAAAAAAGGTTCGATCACTTCAGTTCAAGCGGTATACGTACCTGCCGATGACTATACGGATCCAGCTCCAGCAACTACATTTACTCACTTGGATGCGACGACGAATCTTGACCGTGATATCGCAGCTATGGCGATCTTCCCAGCGGTTCACCCATTGACGTCTACATCACGTCTTTTGGATCCAGCTGTTATCGGTGAAGAGCACTACAAATGCGCTCGTGACGTTCAAGCGTTGTTGCAACGTAACCGTGAGCTTCAAGATATCATCGCTATCTTGGGTATGGACGAATTGTCTGAAGCGGATAAATTGGTTGTTTCTCGTTCTCGTAAAATCCAACGTTTCTTGTCTCAGCCGTTCTTCGTTGCTGAGCAGTTCACAGGTTTGCCTGGTCGTTATGTTGACATCAAAGACACAGTTCGTGGCTTCCGCGAAATCCTTGATGGTAAACACGATGCTCTTCCAGAACAAGCGTTCTACCTTGTTGGTACTATCGAAGACGTTATCGAAAAAGCTAAGAAGTTGCAGGCGTAA
- the atpC gene encoding ATP synthase F1 subunit epsilon, with product MFKLTIVTPERRLLVNQEVEEVTVPGFKGELNILPGHAPLITTLGIGVMKWRLKGQEKQNQAVISWGYCQVSPEGVNVLANIADLPEEIDLVATKEYLAKSEKHVLDEVITDADWTEFQKEWTRARAKIEVAENSAAKK from the coding sequence ATGTTTAAACTGACAATCGTGACTCCAGAGCGTCGTCTTTTAGTAAACCAAGAGGTTGAAGAAGTAACTGTGCCTGGTTTTAAAGGAGAACTTAATATTCTTCCTGGTCACGCGCCTCTGATCACTACGCTAGGAATTGGTGTGATGAAATGGAGACTTAAGGGTCAAGAAAAGCAAAACCAAGCTGTTATCAGCTGGGGTTATTGCCAAGTATCCCCTGAAGGCGTGAATGTTCTTGCGAACATCGCTGACTTGCCAGAAGAAATCGATCTTGTTGCAACTAAAGAGTACCTTGCTAAATCTGAGAAACACGTCCTTGACGAAGTTATCACAGACGCAGATTGGACTGAGTTCCAAAAAGAGTGGACTCGCGCAAGAGCGAAAATCGAAGTTGCTGAAAACTCAGCAGCTAAGAAGTAG
- a CDS encoding PA0069 family radical SAM protein encodes MTREFRKDIRGRGASSNIPNRFDSLHFEAEPQDFDNYLEEEKPRLQTQVLKDSSRAVLTKNDSPDIGFTYSVNPYRGCEHGCIYCYARPTHEYLGMSAGLDFESKIMVKENAPELLEEALMKKSWEPQVIVMSGVTDCYQPLEREYKLTRGCLEVLNKFKNPGAIITKNHLVTRDIDILQEMAQYKGIVVTISITSLDTELIASLEPRTSRPAARLRAIEELAKAGIPVGVNVAPMILGLTDHEMPAILKAAADAGATSAGYTMLRLPHAVAPLFEEWLDVHRPLRKNKVIEAVKDVRDGKMYKSDFGNRMTGTGPRAEQLAQVFEVYSRKYKLNAKNWSLSAAHFKRPPTAAEIAAQAQLSFDLE; translated from the coding sequence ATGACCCGAGAATTTCGCAAAGATATCCGGGGCAGAGGCGCCAGCAGTAATATTCCGAATCGTTTCGATTCTCTCCATTTCGAAGCCGAGCCACAGGATTTTGACAATTATCTTGAAGAGGAAAAACCTCGTTTGCAGACGCAAGTTCTGAAGGATTCGTCGCGCGCGGTTTTGACTAAGAACGATAGTCCAGACATCGGATTCACGTATTCTGTAAATCCTTATCGTGGATGTGAGCATGGGTGTATCTATTGCTATGCTCGTCCAACGCACGAGTATTTAGGGATGTCTGCAGGATTAGATTTCGAATCAAAGATCATGGTGAAGGAAAACGCACCTGAATTGCTTGAAGAAGCTTTGATGAAAAAGTCCTGGGAACCACAAGTTATTGTCATGAGTGGTGTCACCGACTGTTATCAGCCGTTAGAGCGCGAATACAAACTGACTCGTGGTTGCTTGGAAGTTTTAAATAAATTTAAAAACCCCGGAGCAATCATTACGAAGAATCATCTGGTCACTCGAGATATCGATATTCTGCAAGAAATGGCTCAGTACAAAGGGATTGTTGTCACAATTTCGATCACATCACTAGATACAGAGTTGATTGCATCCTTGGAACCCCGCACATCCAGACCTGCGGCGCGTTTGCGAGCGATTGAGGAATTGGCAAAAGCGGGAATTCCTGTTGGAGTGAATGTGGCTCCAATGATTCTTGGTCTTACGGATCACGAGATGCCTGCGATACTAAAGGCTGCAGCAGATGCTGGAGCGACATCTGCTGGATACACGATGCTTCGACTTCCGCATGCCGTGGCTCCATTATTCGAAGAGTGGTTGGACGTTCATCGCCCTTTGAGAAAAAACAAAGTGATCGAGGCTGTTAAGGATGTTCGCGATGGAAAGATGTACAAATCTGACTTTGGAAATCGAATGACGGGCACAGGTCCTAGAGCAGAACAACTGGCGCAAGTTTTTGAAGTGTACTCGCGAAAGTATAAACTAAATGCGAAGAACTGGAGTTTATCTGCGGCCCATTTTAAAAGACCGCCGACAGCGGCAGAGATCGCGGCACAAGCACAATTGAGTTTTGATTTAGAGTAA
- a CDS encoding ATP-dependent DNA helicase, translating into MAKRNLRKIQIDLRQFALPCPRVGSIEAHSGYGQTPKLGQEIHQNIQRKRIREVPGYVAEKKLSIEFEREQYLFVISGRADGVIEGSQFQVEEIKSAFDVEGLEHKLTVDDNHPYVWQLRTYGYILYKQTGEVPDLKMLLVSSRNFKQSEIYFELDIEAYEAWLALRLAELVEETKIREKLFKKRVVSSEELQFPFSSPRPGQVELIENIQVGFVEEKSMVIQAPTGLGKTIGVLYPSLKDSLARGQKVIYVTPKNSQHQVAEEAVERLQDQGASIRPLTITAKSKMCFKAEPLCNPQYCEFAKDYYKKIAENDLINKVSKLRSLSQKKLQELGEQYQVCPFELSLEAIERADVVIADYNYVFSTRSLLGRLELPLMEPNQKANLVIDEAHNLPARAQDYFSPAISTRDLQNIIPSLGKINIRFQKRAQLLCEEAIELIESYHGESRTIQINFEPVFELESRMREFLSEYLEADIEIQTQDGVLKLVNLWSDFAQASELQGPEFFQTYQKNRLYGEINQTLKLTCCDASVHLNEVYKSFKNVVAFSATLKPFSYSMKLLGFYELTTKCLEFVSPFPKEHRKILLIPQISTKYKDRPANAPKIAQAMERIMAVKPGNYIALFPSFEFMKDVEGYLRDSTYQRLVQQREMKADRVDDFLSFMKSADKPTLLLAVQGGIFSEGVDFPGDMLIGAFVIGPALPNFDFEREQIREYYERSYDKAQAFNYTYVYPAMAKTIQSAGRVIRSENDKGIIVLMDSRFLETTYAETMPQGWFQQGAQELVSGKIISDVTDFWNSIQAPMESEVEA; encoded by the coding sequence ATGGCTAAAAGGAACTTACGCAAAATTCAAATAGATCTGCGCCAGTTCGCTTTGCCCTGTCCTCGCGTGGGTAGTATCGAAGCGCACTCGGGTTATGGCCAAACTCCAAAGCTTGGGCAAGAGATTCACCAAAACATTCAACGCAAAAGAATTCGTGAAGTTCCGGGTTATGTGGCCGAGAAAAAACTTTCAATTGAATTTGAGCGCGAACAGTATCTGTTCGTCATTTCAGGGCGTGCCGACGGTGTCATCGAGGGATCTCAGTTTCAAGTTGAAGAAATTAAATCCGCGTTTGATGTTGAGGGGCTAGAACATAAGCTGACTGTTGATGATAACCATCCCTATGTGTGGCAGCTTCGTACCTACGGATACATTCTCTATAAACAAACGGGTGAAGTTCCAGATTTAAAGATGCTTTTGGTTTCCTCGCGAAACTTTAAGCAAAGTGAGATTTATTTTGAGCTGGATATTGAAGCGTATGAGGCCTGGTTAGCGCTCCGTTTGGCGGAGTTAGTTGAAGAAACCAAGATTCGTGAAAAGCTTTTCAAAAAAAGAGTGGTATCTTCCGAGGAGCTACAGTTTCCGTTTAGCTCTCCGCGCCCAGGCCAAGTTGAGCTGATAGAAAACATTCAAGTCGGATTCGTCGAAGAAAAATCAATGGTCATTCAGGCACCCACGGGGCTTGGTAAAACCATTGGGGTATTATATCCATCCTTGAAGGATTCTTTGGCGCGTGGACAAAAGGTAATCTATGTAACGCCTAAGAACTCTCAGCACCAAGTTGCTGAGGAGGCGGTCGAAAGACTGCAGGATCAAGGTGCTTCAATCAGACCCCTGACAATCACGGCAAAAAGTAAAATGTGCTTTAAGGCTGAACCTTTATGCAATCCCCAGTATTGTGAGTTTGCGAAGGACTATTATAAGAAGATCGCGGAAAATGATCTGATAAACAAAGTGTCGAAACTTCGTTCATTAAGTCAAAAAAAGTTGCAAGAGCTAGGTGAACAATACCAAGTGTGCCCGTTTGAACTTTCCCTTGAGGCGATTGAGCGGGCAGACGTGGTGATAGCTGACTATAACTATGTTTTCTCTACCAGAAGCCTTTTAGGACGTTTAGAGCTGCCCCTAATGGAGCCGAACCAAAAAGCAAACTTGGTGATCGATGAAGCCCATAATTTGCCCGCGAGGGCGCAAGATTATTTCTCGCCAGCGATTTCAACACGCGATTTACAAAACATCATTCCTTCTCTGGGAAAAATAAACATCCGTTTTCAAAAACGTGCACAGTTGTTATGTGAAGAAGCAATCGAGCTTATTGAGTCCTATCATGGCGAATCCAGAACCATTCAAATCAATTTTGAACCTGTGTTTGAGCTTGAGTCGCGCATGCGAGAATTCTTGTCAGAATACTTAGAAGCAGATATCGAAATTCAAACCCAAGATGGCGTTTTAAAGCTGGTCAATCTATGGAGCGACTTTGCACAAGCTTCCGAGTTGCAAGGACCTGAGTTCTTTCAAACATACCAAAAAAACAGACTCTATGGAGAGATCAATCAGACTCTGAAACTTACGTGCTGTGACGCTTCGGTTCACCTAAATGAAGTTTATAAGTCATTCAAAAATGTGGTGGCATTCTCTGCGACACTAAAGCCATTTAGTTATTCGATGAAACTTTTGGGCTTTTATGAGTTGACGACAAAGTGCCTTGAGTTCGTTTCACCGTTTCCGAAAGAGCATAGAAAAATTCTTTTAATTCCACAGATTTCAACGAAATATAAGGATCGTCCTGCGAATGCTCCTAAAATTGCTCAGGCAATGGAGAGGATCATGGCGGTAAAACCAGGCAATTACATTGCTTTATTCCCGAGCTTTGAATTCATGAAAGATGTTGAAGGATATCTGAGAGACAGTACCTATCAGCGTTTAGTGCAACAACGTGAAATGAAAGCGGATCGGGTGGATGACTTTCTTTCATTTATGAAGAGTGCAGACAAGCCAACACTGCTGTTGGCTGTTCAAGGTGGAATTTTCTCGGAGGGAGTGGACTTTCCGGGTGATATGTTAATTGGTGCCTTTGTTATTGGACCGGCGCTACCGAATTTTGATTTCGAGCGCGAGCAAATTCGTGAGTATTATGAGCGCTCCTATGATAAAGCCCAGGCATTTAATTATACTTACGTTTACCCCGCTATGGCGAAAACAATTCAGTCTGCGGGGCGAGTCATTCGTTCTGAGAATGACAAGGGCATTATCGTCTTGATGGACTCCCGATTTTTAGAGACAACATACGCCGAAACTATGCCCCAGGGTTGGTTTCAGCAGGGTGCGCAGGAGTTGGTTTCAGGGAAA